GTCAGCGGACGGCCTTCCTGTTGCAGACCGATCATCACGAACTGACCGTTCTCGAAGCGCAGGCCGCGATCCCGCGTGGTGCGGAAGCTGAACAGGGTGTCGTTCCAGTGATGAACGCTGAGGACGCGTTCGGTGCCCAAAGTGCTCATGCGTGTTCTCCGTTGGGGTTTGGGGGTTGGCAACAGTCTAAGCATGCGCCTATATTTACAAAAGCGAATTGTTTTAATATCGGAAATCGATTTTTCAAATATGAAAACCACGTTGCGGCAGTTGGAGGTGTTTTTCGAGGTGGCGCGCCTGGGCCGCGTGTCCGATGCGGCGAAAAGCCTGTCCATGTCGCAATCGGCGGCCAGCGCGGCGCTGGGGGAACTGGAGCGCCAGTTCGACGTGCGCCTGTTCGACCGCATCGGCCGCAGCGTGCGTCTGAATGCGCTCGGAGAGCAGTTGCTGCCCATGGCCGCGGAGCTGCTGGCGCGGGTGCGCGAGGTCGAAACCCTGCTCGGCGGCGAGCGTGAGCCGGGGCATCTGCGGGTGGGGGCCACGCTCACCATCGGCAACTATCTGGCGACCCTGATCGTGGCCGACTACCTGCAGCGTTTTCCGAGCGCGCGCGCCGACCTGCATGTCCACAACACCGCCCGCATCGTCGAGCGCCTGCTCGCCTACGAGCTCGACATCGGCCTGATCGAGGGCGCCTGCAACCACGCCGACCTGGAGGTGGAGCACTGGGTGGCCGACGAGCTGGTGGTGTTCTGCGCGCCGGGCCATCCGCTGGCGGGGCGCACCGATGTCGACCTGTCGGCGCTGGCCGGGGCCGACTGGATCCTGCGCGAGCCGGGCAGCGGCACCCGGTCCACCTTCGAGCATGCCATGCGCCATGTGTGGCCCACGCTCAACATCCGCCTCGAACTGGAACACACCGAGGCCATCAAGCGTGCCGTGGAGGCGGGCCTGGGCCTGGGCTGCATCTCGCGCCTGGCGCTGCGCGACGCCTTCCGGCGCGGCTCGCTGGTGCCGGTCGAGGTGCCGGCGCTCGATCTGAAGCGCGCCTTCTCCTTCGTGTGGCACCGGCACAAGTTCCGCACCCCGGGCATGCAGCGCTTCATCGCCCTGTGCCGAGGCATGACCGAAGGCGTCGCGCGCAGCGACGAGATCGCCTTGGCGCCGGTGCCCTGAAGGGGGTGCGGAGCGCGTGCCTTGCGCCGGATCAAGTATTTGCGCATCGGTGAAAGAATCATGAT
The nucleotide sequence above comes from Nitrogeniibacter mangrovi. Encoded proteins:
- a CDS encoding LysR family transcriptional regulator, which produces MKTTLRQLEVFFEVARLGRVSDAAKSLSMSQSAASAALGELERQFDVRLFDRIGRSVRLNALGEQLLPMAAELLARVREVETLLGGEREPGHLRVGATLTIGNYLATLIVADYLQRFPSARADLHVHNTARIVERLLAYELDIGLIEGACNHADLEVEHWVADELVVFCAPGHPLAGRTDVDLSALAGADWILREPGSGTRSTFEHAMRHVWPTLNIRLELEHTEAIKRAVEAGLGLGCISRLALRDAFRRGSLVPVEVPALDLKRAFSFVWHRHKFRTPGMQRFIALCRGMTEGVARSDEIALAPVP